A region of the Bacillota bacterium genome:
CTGGCTGTGGATCTACAACCCGCCGTTCGGGCTGCTCAACTACATCCTCAAGACGCCGGGGTTTGCGTGGCTGGGCAACACGCTCACGGCGATGCCGGCGCTGATTGCCATGCAGGTGATCATGGGCGGAGGATCGACCATCGTGCTGATCTCCGCGGCCATGGGCAGCATTCCGGGCGACTACTACGAGGCGGCACAGATCGACGGCGCGACGAAGGTGCAGCAGTTCGTGCGGATCACGCTGCCGCTGTTGAAGCCAACGCTGTTGTACCTGCTGGTCATGGGAACCATCTCGTCGTTTCAGGTGTTCACCAACGTCTACCTGATGACCCGGGGTGGGCCGCAGTTTTCGACCATCACCATCGGGTACCTGATCTACGAGACGGCCTTCACCTACTACGAGTTCGGAGCGGCGTCCGCGATGGCCATGGTGCTGTTTGCCATCGTCTTTGCGGTGGCCGTGGTGCAGTTCCGGTGGCTGTCCAGTGACGTCGAGTACTGACGGGGGATGCGGGGTTCGATGAGTGAGTTGACCCGGCCCGCGCCGGGCTTGCGCTTGCAGGTGCGGCGGCGTTCGTGGCTGGTCAGGCTGCCCGCCGGGCGGGCCGCGGCAGTGCTGGCGGTTACGTTCCTGGCCGCCCTGGCGGTGGTGCCCCTCTACTGGATGGTGGTTACGGCGATCCAGGCGCCGCAGCTTTCGATGCGCTTCCCGCCCGAGGCGTGGCCCTCGCAGCCGACGATCGACAACTTCCGGCTCTTCTTCGAGCGCCCGAACGTGTGGCGCTGGACGTTGAACAGCGTGGTCGTGGCGAGCACCGTTACGCTGGGCGTGGTGATGGCCTCGACGCTCGCCGGATACACGTTTGCCAAGAAGCGCTTCGTCGGGCGCAATCTCATCTTCTGGCTGTACGTGGGCTCCATGATGGTACCCGGGCAGGTCACGCTCATCCCCCTGTACATCCTGGTGACGCGGATGGGGCTGCAGGATACGTATGCCGGGCTGGTCTTGCCGGCCGTGGCGGGGCCGTTCGGGGCCTTTCTGATGAAGCAGTTCCTGCAGACGCTGCCGTCCGAGATCCTGGACGCGGCCCGCATCGACGGGTGCAGTGAGTTCGGAATCTTCCGAAGGGTCGTGCTCCCCCTGGCCAAGCCGGGGATGGCGGTGCTGGCCATCTTCACGTTCGTCGAACAGTGGAACGACTTTCTGTGGCCGCTGGTCATCACCAACAGCGCCTCGATGCGGACGCTGTCGGTGGGGCTGGCGCTCTTGCAGGAAGAGGTGCCGCTGGCTTTCAATTTGCTGATGGCGGCGGCCACGTACGCGGCCTTGCCGATGCTGGCGGTCTTCATGGCATTCCAGCGCTATTTCCTGCAGGGCATCACCGTTGGTGCCCTTAAGGGATGATAGACCGGCACGCTCTCGGGAAACCGCCGCTCGGTTGAAGCGGTCAATCGGGGAAGAGCATCTCCACTCCCCGAGGCGTGCGGCGGCGGAACCCCCCGCCCGTGAACGCTTCGAGAAGCGTGCTCGTGCTTTGGGTATGGCGCCGGATCTCCTGCCACCGGCCCAGCGGGACGGACAGGAACGCCGAAACGGCTTCGGGGTCGAACTGGCTCCCGCTCGCCTCGGCAATGACGGCTCTCGCCTTCTCGAACGTCTCGGCCTGGCGGTAGGCCCGATCCGACGTGATGGCATCAAGCCAGTCGGCTATGGCGAACAGCCGCGCCGGGAGGGGGATCTCAGCGCCGCGGAGCCCCCGGGGGTACCCCGAGCCATCCCACCGCTCGTGGTGGCACAGGGGAATCTGGGCGGCCTCCTGGAGCATCGGGATGCCCTGCAGGATGTGGTAGCCGATCTCGGGGTGGCGGCGCATCAGGCGCCACTCCTCGGCGTTGAGCGGGCCGGGCTTGCGAAGGATGCTCTCGGGAATTGCGATCTTTCCGACGTCGTGAAGGACGGCGCCGCGGCGGATCTGGGTGAGCAAAGGCGCGTCCGTGATGCCCATGGCCGCGGCCAGCTCCAGCGTGTAGGCGGCCACCCGCTCGGAGTGGCCGGGCGTCTCCTGGGCACGCACGTCGAGGGCGGCGCTCAGGGCGCAGAGCGTCTGGTCGTACCCCGCTTCCAGGGCTTCGAGCGCCTTGTGGAGTTGGGCCGGGTCGTCCTCGTCAGCCACGTCACCTGCCTCCTTGTTTCTCTCCCTATTTCAGTTATCGACGCGGCGCGCCGAGCCATGCAGAGATCCCTCTCGACAAGGCAAGCCACGCGTCGGCTTCCGATAGTTCTGGGCGCAGGAGACCCGTAAGGGGTATTATTACGAAGGTACCCGCATCCCTGGCCCCGCCGGGGTCGGGGTGGCACCGAAGATCATGCCCGGGACAGCGGCGTACACGGACAGGCGCACGTAGGGGAGGGACTTGCCAGGTGGGCTCGAAGCCGTCGCGCAAAACCCAGCGAAGACAGCCTCGCCGACCGATGACCTCGGTGTGGGGAGGTGTTGCCGTCGTGGCGCTGGCCGTGGTCGTCTGGATCACGGGACCCCTGGCGGGAGCCCCGTGGTCAAGCCCCCTGGCTGGAAGCCGGCGGGAGGCTGGCGGGACGACGGCAGCACTGCCCCC
Encoded here:
- a CDS encoding sugar ABC transporter permease — encoded protein: MRTPPRRLARRLYQDRWAYLFLLPSLAFFSVFFLVPVAWGAVLSQLDYRAFGSRWVGLDNYRGVLSDWLFWRSLANNLYYAAGVVPLWLGKALFVAAVIFPFRKLFQNLYKTAFYLPHVTSAVIISLIWLWIYNPPFGLLNYILKTPGFAWLGNTLTAMPALIAMQVIMGGGSTIVLISAAMGSIPGDYYEAAQIDGATKVQQFVRITLPLLKPTLLYLLVMGTISSFQVFTNVYLMTRGGPQFSTITIGYLIYETAFTYYEFGAASAMAMVLFAIVFAVAVVQFRWLSSDVEY
- a CDS encoding carbohydrate ABC transporter permease codes for the protein MSELTRPAPGLRLQVRRRSWLVRLPAGRAAAVLAVTFLAALAVVPLYWMVVTAIQAPQLSMRFPPEAWPSQPTIDNFRLFFERPNVWRWTLNSVVVASTVTLGVVMASTLAGYTFAKKRFVGRNLIFWLYVGSMMVPGQVTLIPLYILVTRMGLQDTYAGLVLPAVAGPFGAFLMKQFLQTLPSEILDAARIDGCSEFGIFRRVVLPLAKPGMAVLAIFTFVEQWNDFLWPLVITNSASMRTLSVGLALLQEEVPLAFNLLMAAATYAALPMLAVFMAFQRYFLQGITVGALKG
- a CDS encoding HD-GYP domain-containing protein encodes the protein MADEDDPAQLHKALEALEAGYDQTLCALSAALDVRAQETPGHSERVAAYTLELAAAMGITDAPLLTQIRRGAVLHDVGKIAIPESILRKPGPLNAEEWRLMRRHPEIGYHILQGIPMLQEAAQIPLCHHERWDGSGYPRGLRGAEIPLPARLFAIADWLDAITSDRAYRQAETFEKARAVIAEASGSQFDPEAVSAFLSVPLGRWQEIRRHTQSTSTLLEAFTGGGFRRRTPRGVEMLFPD